The genomic region tttttaatacctTTAGTAAATTAAATACAAACAGAAATTAAGAATCAAAAATTAAGAATTACTAATTTGTTAAGTGTTttttaaaaagaatatttttttagATCAATCAAcatttaaatcaaaataaaaatttctaaaaaatttttacaaattattttaaattctttttttaaataacaaataaaaagaatataaaaattataaatattcaaaataGTATGAAGCATATAATTTAAAATGTATTATTCTTGTAATGTATTTCCTAGATGATTAGACCAAACCGTGATTAGAAATATTCTTAATATTTGTATCCAGTTGCGTCATATTGCGTTCAAGTAATAATACcataattttgaaatattttttacaatgtgaaaaagcaaaaataattttaaattgtatAAATCAATATATCTTTTCATAATGTCTTGCATTAGTAACTATTAAACACAAATGTATCCTAAGAGTAATAGCAAATATAATTTTCACATCTAATATTTGGGGAGTTAACCATAAAAATATATTCACTTACCATATGATGTGTATAACCAGATTTAGCTAATATATTATGGTTAtgctactatttttttttttgtagaagtCATCTTAAGTCCgcaaatgcaaataaataaaacaaatgtATCGAAAGagtaaattaagaataaataaaaaaaacttttacTATTGTCCAATAAACTTCCTGcactaaaactaaaaaaataaaattcatattcATCTTTCATCCAAGGCTAGACAGTAATAGCTAATGATATTTGCCTTTCTGATTACCGATGGTCACATCAAAATCCTACAAgagccaaaaaaattaaaattagacaaCCATGTAATTAATAAGAAGCAATATGTTAAATACTCACTATTTCATCGATCCCCTCCTCACTGGTTTGACTAGACCAATCGTCATCATCTTCGGGACCTCCTCCATCTCTACTTTCCATTTGATTATGGTCATCTCCACGCCGACAATTTTGCCGATTGTGTCCTATACCGTTACATCTGCTGCACCGaatccttcactttttctttttgtccCCAGCTTCTTTTGAAGTAGCATCCGTCCGTGTTTTGAATTTCTCACCCGCACTATTAGAACTTCCTTCTCTATTCTTTTCATGTTTGGCAAATAATTCAGCCTTTTTGTTTCTAACCCACTCCATAACATCCTTAAAATCACCTAAATCTCCGTAAGCAGCAAATGGCAAGCCCTCTAGCTCATCATTCATAGCAGCAATCCTACTCTCATAACTTCCATCTCCAACTAATAATCCCCACTGCTCCAACCTTATATGTGCCTCTTTTGCTTTTATGGTCCACCGCTTCAATATCAGTGACTCAGGTAATTCTGTAATTTGAAGATATATCAACAGACGAAGGATATGAACACATGGAATGCCAAATGACTCCATTCGTTTACATGAACACCTAAACTCACTGCTGCCAGGCCAATAAGATACAACCCATTTTCGTGTTAACTTATAATATTTTCGTACATCATAGTTCACACTACATGAAGTCTCTCGCCAATCAACTATTATCACACTTGACGCTTTCAACAATAATGATCGAAACAAGTAGAACATCTCCCTTGTATAAACAGTTTCTCCTGATCGCTCCAATGCATGCACCTGTGTTTGCATTATCGGAAACCCGTATGAGGTGTAATAGTCAGCCTCAACCTCATTATTCCGCAACAAACCCATCCACCGGCGGAAGTGATGGAGGAATTCCTTAATGCTATAGCCAGATTTTACAAACCTAGCAACTTGCGAATGTAGTGCCTCACACCTCGATGTAGTTCTCAACCCGGCAAAGAACTTGCCTCTCATATGTGCTGTAGCCCACATATCTTTAATCCCATAAGTGGTCTCAACCCACTCCATGTCCTTAACCCCAAAACTATCAACCATTGACGCCCACCTCTcctcaaactcatcaatctcatAATCGCCAAGCATGCATTTCCTGAATTGTTGGGTAAACTTGGGATTGGAGACATTGGCTGTGGCATTTCTTAACAAATGCCATCCGTACAACCTATGGTGTGCATCTGGAAAGACCTTTTCAATTGCAAGCTTCATAGCCTTGGCACCATCAGTTATCACAGCATCTGGTCGTTTACCATTCATTGCTTCCACGAATCTTTGTAATAGCCATATGTAAGTTCCTTCTCCTTCATCAGCCACAATTGCACTACCAAAAACTAGTGTTTGAAGGTGATGGTTCACTCCTGAGAAAACTACCAATGGAAACTTGTACTTGTTTTTCTTGTAAGTTGCATCAAAGGCCATAACATCACCAAATACTTCAAAGTCAACACGGCTCTTCCCGTCCATCCAGATTAGGTGCCGAAACACACCATTGTTATCCACCTCGTAGCTCCAGTAAAACTTTGGATCTAATTTCTTCCGCTTCTTTAAGTACTTCAACGTTTCGGTCACATCACTTTCCATCAATTGCCTTTGCTTTTCTATTTGGTTGTACATGTCTTTTCTTCGAAATCTAACATTCTCAAAACCACCAGATTGCTCAGCAAAATGCATATAGATTTGGGTTGTGAAAATTCCAGCATCTCTCATGTCGTTCATTCTTCGAATTTCTTCATTAGCCATTCTCCGTTGCGATCTCAACATCCGGCTCAAAGTTAGGGGTATTAACTCATGATTATGTTCATTTTGAAATAATGTTGTATACTACCAGTCCCTGCCAACATCTATGTGAACTCGCATTTGTGCTACACACCCACACCTAGTCTCTGGCTTTGGAGCTCTCTTCCTATTTGTTTCATCAACCCCTCTGAAAATATGATATTCTTGTCTCGAACACACAAATGTTTGCCAGAGTATGTGCTTATCAATCTCACTTCGCCCAACCTTGAACTTCCTAATTGAAAATCCATTGACCCTCCCAAATGCATTGTAAAAGGCATAGGCAACATTAAGGTCTGAAAATACATACTTCTTAGCAGCATCAACGCTCAAACCTACGAAATTAACCTGACCGATACTTCTTGTACTATTCAATAACAGGTCTTCAACATCATTGCCATCGCTATCAACTAACAATTCGTCCATTTCCTGAAAGACATTAAACAACAATAGACCTCAACGTTCTAAACATAATTTCAAACAATAATAAAGCTTAACATCCTAAGTGTTGGAATAATCCAGCTAAAAAGATGTACCTCAACTGAAACATTCCCTATTTGGTTATACAATGACTCTCCAATCAAATCAACCATTTTTGTCGAATGCTATATTTACTGCATActattacaataaaataaaacgaaaaatatttatatttatgaaATGACAAAAGTACAAAATATTTGACATATTCACAACTATGAAAGTAAGTACCATATGACAAAAATAGGCACAAGACACCTATGAAGTCCAAAATTCTCTTcttcaaaatacaaaaataataaaaaataaaacaattacaAATAAATCACAAGGATATATcacaaataataaatttttactaACACAACATTCACACTTCTAAAGTACAACAAccaaatcatgcaaatagtataatAACAAAGCATAAAAACAGCATTCATGAATCAATATTACTATAAAATACATTTCcgtattgctttcctttactccTAGCACTCTACTAGAGAAATGAATGCTACTCCACTTTCATATTGTTACTAGCTTcttgcaatgaatgaaaataataataaacttatTATTCTagtaaatattttgaaaatagagGCTTTGTATTATTCAATATTATTGtatatttcaagtttaaaatactATTATAATGAAATGacttgaaaaaaaataaagaaaaaaaaataacatagcaCAAGTTCTTGAACTCTAGACCAAAATATGACTCGAAACAATAAATATAACTACATAAAAAAACTAACTCTAGTTTTTATTCTTCAAATTTTGAATGTAAAGTAGATAACCGACAATAAATTTAGCAATGTCGTGGAACTAAAGACGTGGCGAAACAAAAGTCTTCCTTAATGAGAAAAATTTTAAATCCACAAGAATCAAACATAAAgagtaaaaaagaataaaaaaggtcatgaaaataaaaaatttgtaacaaaaatgcTAGAAAAATTCAAGTTTAACACAAGAGATATTAGTTtattaaagagataaagaaagaaGAGCTCCTAGCATCATAATTCTACAAAATTGTTGACTATACATTATCCAAGAGCTCCTGCCATCACAAGGGGTATTAGTTTATTGTATCACCATATATGTTCTCTTTTAATGGATTAGAAATTTGAGAATCACATAGCAAGAAAGCCGGGACACATTTCCACAAATTCGTAACAACTCAAAAAACAGTAAATTGGACAAGCCCTCAATCTTAGTTGTTCCTTTATGTCTATAGACAAATTGTATAAAAATGTTatagaaattataaaaaaaaaagtaaagttgATAATCTAACATTAGCCTTATACCATTTTTGAGCAAGCAAAATACCAATTTGAACACTCCCATATCACAAGAAAATCAACCATTCAAAATttcataattatagtctaatataaatcttaaaatatcttctaaATTTAAAACATTACATGAAATGTCATCAACCAAATCTATATGATattatcaaaatacaaactcaaaaattaaatagtaaaaagaaatatctaaatattaaatggTTGTAGACAAAATAAACATTGATATTGTAGTTTTTCATTCACTACTTCCAGAGCAACATATTTCCAAGCTATAAATTAGAACCTTGTGACTGAGTATCTTAGAACTAGGAAGATTAGGATTAGCAGCATCATTTGCTTATTACCAGCATATTGCTTATTGATTAATACTATCATCTATAACTGAAATCAATAAGTCATTCACAATGTTAAAAACAGCAGCAACACAGCCAGAAATCAAATAATCATCCATAAAACCATAACTGAAATCAATAAGGCAGCAACACAgccaaaaatcaaataatcatcctTGAAACCACAACTGAAATCAATAAGGCAACACCAAATGACACTAACAGCAGCTCTCAAAGGATAAATCCAATAAAAAAAACTATTACCAACAGCACAACAGATTCaacattaaattaatttaaatgcaCTAAACATTCTTgaagtttatttttctttctgtttaaTGAGTCTAACCAGCAAAATTCTAAAAACATGAGCGTACTGAAAAGAaaacccaaaaagaagaaaacatttaTTTAGGACTTTaggtaattaaaattcaaaaaagtaGCAGATCAGATCAGACTTCATTCAAACTTCAAAATTTAAAGGGAAAAAAATAGAATAAGCAGAAATCAGTGAAAACAGCAGAATAATTTCAACAAATCCAAAACTAGCAATAAtttcaacaacacaaaatcaattatttgatttaCATTCACAAATTCACATTCAGAAATCAGTCAAATACTCAAATCACTAAACATAGCATAAAAGGAATAACCGAAAAAGTGAAAGCAGTGCCACTAACCTTCGAGGGGGAAGGCCGGAGACGCAGAGGCGCCGACAACCCCGGACGGCGACGGCAGAACCTTTGAAGAAGCTAGggtttaatttttgtttgggGATTTTTTGAGATCGTGAGAGTGGACAGGGGGAGACTTGGAGCACGACCACAATGCAGTGAACGATGGCAGTTTCTCACTCCCTGCGGCGGTGGCCCCTGAGCACAATGGACGGCAGCAGTGCTGAGTCTCTCCTTACGGCGGTGGTGGAGGCTATAACCCAGGGTTGAGAGTTGAGAGAAAGGATTAGTTTTTTTTGTTGTATGTATCAATTTGTTTGTTCAGCTcattacaataaaaaaaataataataataaataaattaatttaccTGATAACTTTTGATAGTAGGTTACTTCTTAAAGAGTGCTGCACTCTCTACTTTGTCTGGAGTGCACTAGCTTTCGCCAGACTCAAGACAAGATGGATCACCTAAgtgcatatttttatataaatcaaatGAGATGCATTTGATTTATAAATCCCCATAGTAAATTTGAATTACCATGACGAATGTAAATCTAATGTCAGAGTCTGATTTATGCATGCATGTCAACCACCCAGTAAATTCAATCAGTTACAATGCGGATCTACAAATCGAATGAGATAAACCGAATGTATctcattcgatttatatagaaatatgcACTTGGGTGATCtgtgtaatattttttttttggtaaattgTGTAATATTATTTTAGGTTTggtttaattatgcattttatccttatatttaatagtataattttgtttcacacaaaataaaattattatatgtttgtttgctttttaagtgagtatatatgttttttttaattaaatttatataatacaaaattttttatcaTTGTCTTCATATTTAATGTTATAATTTTGTTTcgcacaaaataaaattattatatatttgtttGCTTTTTACGTGATATATATATACAACTCCTTAATTGAATATGAaaagtctatgccatttgaactataactcattggccaTTTACatagttaataataaaaaaacaataataacaaataaactcAATTTACGTAGTTGATAATAAGTTAATTTGTAAGAGTGCGGTACTCTTTATTTTATCTGAAATACACTAACTTTAATAATTGAAGATTTGTGTGGTTTTCTTAAATAGAAAAAACCAAAACTGAAAGTCCGAACCCCACCCACTCTTCCTCACCCAAAGCTCACCGCCGTTGCATCTGTTCCACAGTCGCACGTTGCCTTTCCTCTCTGTGTTCTGCTCGCTCGTTCCGTTGCCCTCGCCTCCTCCTTTCTCTGCTTGTGCCTCTGCTCCGCCGCCTCCTTCTCTTCTGCGCCTCTTTGCTCCGCCACCTCCTCCTCTCTCTGATCAAATTAGGTTagctttttcatttttatctaaAGCTGTTATGTTCACTTCAATCTTattgatgatgattgatgaatgaatgagAAAAAGAGAGATGCAAATTATGTGTTGAATTAATTTTCCTGATCTAATTTACTCCTTTATCAGTTTATCTTTAAGCTATTTTCATTTGGCTTTTTATGCTCCTAATCGCAGAAAATATTAAGTCCACGTACAATCTAATTTAGATAAATGAAGCAACGGAAGAtactacttcttattctttttctttccagTCTTGTCTTTGTAGAATCCTTCTTTTTTGAGGTGTTGTTGTAACATCTGTTACATTCAGTTCAGATTTGAGCCTTCTTCAATTATCAACGACAAGTGAACAGGGTACTTCACATGGAGTTTCATCATTTATCTATGAACTTACTGTGCTTGGTTATTTCATGTTTGTATTCTAATTATCTGACTTAATAGCTCTTCGTAACTTAATCTGCACTATCGGTTCGAATTTTATATAGTCTTGTAGCTAATAATATTCAATCAAAGCACAGTCATTACATGTGGTTATTTGAAGTGTCTTTGCTTGGATTTCCTTACATCAGCAAGCACAGTTTTCACCATTCtgttttttttgctttttctcgTAGGATTTCGGCAACAATGTCATCTCTCGGCACGTCCAAGGGGATTCTTGAGATTGCTAAGTTTGGGGTGTATGTCACTGTCCCCATTGTTCTTATGTATACTTTCGCCAACAATACCAagaaccttcaaaaattcatGGGAAATGTAATCTCCTTGTCCCTTGCTGcgcttttcaataaaattatgcTTATGACACCgaatgtttacttttcttgcttcttgTTTAACTGCTTGAGTTGGGGTTTGGAACTGTTTGAAAGTAGAAAACCTTCGGTGTTGGTGTCGTGGGGATGAAGAGGTTTTGATTTGCATCTTTGACGGTTACCGTTTGAGTAGGGTTTAGTTATGGACTCATAGCTCCCTTCCTGTTGTCCAAGGACCAAAGTAATCTTAAATATATGATATATGCTAACACAGACATGCCAGTGCATGCCCGCCCCAATAAGCAATACTTTGGTCAGACAGGAAATTGTAGGTGCATGATTGGCATAACTGGTTAGTGATTAGTTTATTGGATCAAGCTCCTCTAAAGTGAGGAAGTGAAAACTTAATCATCCTTGAATCAAGATAATGGGGCCCACACATAATAAAATTACAATTCAATGGTGATTAACCCCTGATTTTATCACTTTACAATTCTCCTCACTTTAAAGGATCTTTTTCCTAGTTTCTTACAGTTATATCACTTTAGAGTAAACTATAAAAATCGGTTGAGATTACTTTGCTTTGAATGGTTGAAATTTGAAGATGTGAATTCAGATCTTTATAACATTTCACTTCTGTTTCAATATGCTATTAAAGAcagagcagctgccaatactttgtcatattatttataatttgCACTGCATGATGAAATGATGATACCTTTGAAttcttaatttcttgtcattttgtCTTGCTAGCATGAATGCCATGTGGTAAAAATTATTGACTACTTGTTCTATCTTTTGCTTGTCTTGTAATGTAATGTAATGTTACAGAAATCATACATCGAATATCCCCCGGAGGCACCAAGGCCGCCATCACCAGAGGAACTTAGGGAGAAGGCTCGCGAGCTGGCTCGTAAAAGGAATAATCCATGATTCTCCTTCTATTTGGTTGTGCTCTAC from Arachis ipaensis cultivar K30076 chromosome B02, Araip1.1, whole genome shotgun sequence harbors:
- the LOC107627402 gene encoding protein FAR1-RELATED SEQUENCE 5-like; translated protein: MLRSQRRMANEEIRRMNDMRDAGIFTTQIYMHFAEQSGGFENVRFRRKDMYNQIEKQRQLMESDVTETLKYLKKRKKLDPKFYWSYEVDNNGVFRHLIWMDGKSRVDFEVFGDVMAFDATYKKNKYKFPLVVFSGVNHHLQTLVFGSAIVADEGEGTYIWLLQRFVEAMNGKRPDAVITDGAKAMKLAIEKVFPDAHHRLYGWHLLRNATANVSNPKFTQQFRKCMLGDYEIDEFEERWASMVDSFGVKDMEWVETTYGIKDMWATAHMRGKFFAGLRTTSRCEALHSQVARFVKSGYSIKEFLHHFRRWMGLLRNNEVEADYYTSYGFPIMQTQVHALERSGETVYTREMFYLFRSLLLKASSVIIVDWRETSCSVNYDVRKYYKLTRKWVVSYWPGSSEFRCSCKRMESFGIPCVHILRLLIYLQITELPESLILKRWTIKAKEAHIRLEQWGLLVGDGSYESRIAAMNDELEGLPFAAYGDLGDFKDVMEWVRNKKAELFAKHEKNREGSSNSAGEKFKTRTDATSKEAGDKKKK
- the LOC107627403 gene encoding protein FAR1-RELATED SEQUENCE 5-like produces the protein MVDLIGESLYNQIGNVSVEEMDELLVDSDGNDVEDLLLNSTRSIGQVNFVGLSVDAAKKYVFSDLNVAYAFYNAFGRVNGFSIRKFKVGRSEIDKHILWQTFVCSRQEYHIFRGVDETNRKRAPKPETRCGCVAQMRVHIDVGRDW
- the LOC107625466 gene encoding uncharacterized protein LOC107625466; translation: MSSLGTSKGILEIAKFGVYVTVPIVLMYTFANNTKNLQKFMGNKSYIEYPPEAPRPPSPEELREKARELARKRNNP